The genomic window ACGTAGCGTCTGTTTTTCTGACCTGTTCCAGTTCGGAAGGAAGTAGAAAGCTGTGCTGTGGCGATTCGAGATACCACGGAATGTGACTGCGAGCGTGCAGTTGCGATACCGCTCTTGCGAAGAAATGGATATCGAACGGGGGCCGTAGCTGCAACTCCATTCACTATCAGCGGCTTCACGAACCGGGCCGGCAAGCCGTTTCACAATCGGCAGCAGGGTCTCGTAGGAATGGCGACAACGTTTGTCGAGTTCCCGTTGCCAGGCTTTTAGTGCCTGTCCTTCGAAGGCTCGAGAGAGCAGTTCGGCGAAGATTTGACCAGCCTCCAGCTCATTGGCTCTCAGGGTAGGGATCACCCTGGCTTCCGACGCGATCAAATAATGGATGTGCTCGCTGCCCACCTTATTAAGCAGCGGATCGGAGTCGAATTTCGTGGTCGCCAGTTCACTTGCCGTCTTTAGTTTCTCGACAATCACTTCCGCATCGATGTCGACCAGCTCAATCTCGGTATCCATCGACATTAATGGAGCAAGGGTCCGAAAGTCACGGCGTAGTTCGGGATCGGCTGCTTGCACCGCCAGCGGCAGTGCAAGAGGAGAAATACCCACGGCGAGTGCCATGGTCAGAAACCGCTGCAGCTTCGGGAGTTCAAATATGCCCATGAAACTCTCCATTTTGTCTGGGGACTGGCAGGCCCAAGGTGAAGGAACCGAAAACCGGAAGGTCCGCTCTGAGAGTGGCTCTAGTGGGCGGTTTCCGGCTCCTCCATTGTAGCTACACGAGTGCATGGCTATCCAGTCGGTGCTACAGCGGCAGGGGCGGGCTCTTATGGCTTGCCATACAGCTCGTGCTGGGCGTTGCCGCCGGCTCGCAGGTAGACCATCAGATCCTGAATTTCTTCCTTGGTCAGGCTGTCCAGCAGACCGGTGGGCATCATGCTGGTTCGAGACAGTTGCGCCGATTCAACCGTATCACGATTGACGGACTTCAACTGACTGGGGTCCAGCATGTTGGTCAGCACCTGAATGTTGTTGCCGTTCATATTGACGATCTTGCCGACCACCACTTCCCCCGCATCGGTGAGGAACTGTGTGGCGGCGTATTGATCGCTGACCGACTGGTTGGGGTCAATGATCGCGGTCAACAGGTCTTTGGGGCTGAAGCGTCCGCCGGCACCAGTCAGGTCCGGACCGAGGATACCGCCCTGGGTACCGATGCGATGACACTTGTAGCACTGGGCGACAGCAAACATCTGCTTGCCGCGTTCGAAGTCGGCCTTGTGAGCGTCGTCGGTGATCGCTTCGGCCAGATCCGAAACCTGCCACTGTTTGACCAGATCGCGTGGTTCCAGGTCGGCCAGGGGATCGCGCGGTTCGGGCTTGTCCAGAATTTTGCCCAGCGATTCTTTCTGTTCGTCCGAGAGCTGGCCGATTGCGGCTTGTCGGATATTTTCCAGAAAGCCGCCGAAGGACATCCCGCCACGCGAGGAAGCAACGTCGCGGAACCAGCCAAAGTAGCGTTCGCGATCTTCCGGCTGCCAACCCGATTCGACGTCGCGGAGCACAAAGGCGAAGTGAATCTGATCTTCTTGCGAAGGCCCGCTCAGCAATTGATCGACGACTCGCGTGACGATGTTAGGGGCCTGCAGGTAAGTCAGCACCATTGCCAATTCGCGATTCAAGCGTGGATCGCGACCGGGGAATTGATCGTTCAACGCCGCCACGATGGCTTCACGCTGCGCGTCGCTGGGCTCGCCCAAGCGGATGAACGCCAAGCTGTAAGCTCGCAGCAGATCCAATTGCAGTGCGACCGGTGCGTCGGCGAAGTGGACCGTTTGCAGGACTTGCAGGGCCGTGTCTAGGTCCGACGGCTCTCCGCAGCGAGCCAGCGCAGCGACGCCCACCACTTTAGCGTTGGCGTCTTCCAGTTGGGCGATCCGGTCACGCCAGGAAGCCACCGGTTGGTGTTCCAGGGCGATGCGGGCGGCGTAGCGAATCTGGCGGTCGCCGTGGCTCAGATGGTCGATCGCTTTGTCGACATTGGCCGCCGAGGCTTCCGGATTCAGGTGCAATTTTTCCAGTTGATGCCGGACCTCACGCAGTGATTGAGCTTGGGGGGTATCAAGCGGTTCGGCTGCGGCGGTCGATTCGTTGCCCACGTACCGCACGCGGTACAGAGCCGATTGAGTGCGGCGACCACCGATGGTGAAGTACATGTTTCCGTCATCGGGATGGATCACGATGTCGGTCACCGGCAGCGGCGCGGCGGTGGCGAAGGTTTCGTATTCGCCGCTGTAGGTGCTGCCATCGGCATTCAGGTGGACGGCAAAGATGTTGCCGTAACTCCAGTCCAGAATGTACATGGCGCGTTGGTACTTGGCGGGGAATTTGGCGCCGGTGCCGAAGCACACGCCGGTCGGCGAGCCAGGACCGATGTTGACCGCCGCGCCGACACTGTCGACGTAGTATTCGGGCCATTTGCCGGTGCCGTTGCGCCAACCAAACTCGCCACCACTGACGACGTGATTGACACGGGTGGGGCGGTACCAAGGCGTACCAACATCCCATTCCATGTCGGCGTCGTAGGTGAACAATTCGCCGGCGGGGTTAAAGGCGATGTCGTACTCGTTGCGAAACCCGGTGGCGATGACTTCAAAGTTCCCGCCATCGGGATCCATCTTGGCGACAAACCCGCCCGGTGCCATGCGGTCGGCATTGTGGCCGCGAGCATCGGGCATGCGTCCGAGCAGATGGTCTTCGTCCCAATGACGAGGCACGCGGCTGTGGGGGATCTGTTTGGGAAGAAAAGTGTTGTTGCCCGCGCACAAATAGATCTGCTTGCCGTCAGGGCTGAGTATCAAGGCGTGGGGACCGTGCTCACCACCGTTGTTCAGCGGCAGGATGTGTTCGACGGTTTCATATTCATCATCACCGTCTTTGTCTTGCAGGCGAAACACGCCGCCCGAGTTGCCGGGCTTGCGGCTGCCGTTGACGTTGACGTACAGCGAATCGAACGCAAACAGTAAACCCTGTGCCATGCCGATGTCGGCTTTGACCGGTTCCACTTTCAGCGGTTGATCGTCCGTGGCCAAGGTGATGCGGAACAGGCCGCCGTACTGATCGCACGTCAGCAAACGTCCTTGAGGATCCACGGTCAGGCTGACCCAGGAGCCTTCACTGTCTCGGGGAACCTCGTACAGCATTTCGACTTCAAAACCTTCCGGCAAACGGAAGGCGTCGGCGGGGGTAGCCCCCAAGCCGGCGGCAGATGCCGATTGGCTGAGCCCGACGGCGCACAGCAGCACGAGGCTGAAGATGATGGGAAGAGGGTTCTTCATCGCAATTAAAAGTCTCGACTAGATGGGGAAGTGGGAGGGAAGGAAGAGGCTATACGGTGCATTGGCGGACGGCGTCGGAGAGTGCATCCAGCGGGTCGCTTTTGGCGACAAACTCGTGCGCTAAGAAGCCCTCGAAACCGGTGTCCGCAATGGCCCGGGCGATCGGCGGATAACGCAGTTCTTGCTGGTCATCCAATTCATGTCGGCCGGGATTGCCGGCTGTATGATAATGGACAAAAGCGTCGTGATGTTGTTGGATGGTGCGAATGATGTCTCCTTCCATGATCTGCATGTGGTAGATATCAAACAGCAACCCAAAGTGTTTGCTGCCCAAGCGGCGGACCAGTTCCACACCCCACTCCGAGCGGTCGCACATATAGTCGGGGTGATCGACGCGGCTATTGAGCAGTTCCATGACCAAGGTCACGCCCTTGGATTCGGCCAGCGGGAGGATTTTTTCCAGGGCCGCGATGCAGTTTCGCATGCCCGTTTCGCGGTCGATGCCGCGGGCGTTGCCGGTAAAACAAATCACGTTTTTCCAGCCCTCGGCCGCCGTGGCTTCGATCGACGCGGTCAGCCGTTCATGGCACATGTCGTGGAACTGCGGATCGCAGAGGCCGTCTTCCAGCGGGTGCGAAGTGACCATCGTGCAGACCAGACCATGCTGTTTGACCGCCGCGAATTGTTTGGGTTCCAGCAGGTCGATGCCCACCATGCCCCGGCGAGCGACTTCGGCGGCCAGCTCTTCCAGCGGCATGTGTCCATAACACCACTGGCAGACCGACTGCTGCAGTCGGCCCTGTTTCGCATCGACGTTCATGAAAAGCTTCCTAAGAAAAGCGCGAGGTAGGCATCTGCGTGACCCGACTCGCCAGAAGATGGAGGGAGTGCGGGTAGGGATTTTTCCAAAGTCTAGCGACGAGCGGCCAGCTCGTGGGTGAAATGTCGCGTTCTTCGTAGCTACCTTCGCCAGAAGGTGGGTGCTCAAGGTTTTCCCACGCTCTGGCGAGCGTAGCTACGAAATCTTCCACGCTCTGGCGAGCGTAGCTACGGAAAATGGACGTGCCTACTGGGCGTAGGCGGTGCTGAAGAGGGCGGCTTGGTCTTTGACCCGCTGGCCGTTTTCGTCGTCGCCCGCAGCTTCGGCGGCCTTGGCCAGTTCCGCGCCGCGTTGTTGGAACTGCGTGAGCGCCTGTTGCAGTTGTTGCAGTTTGGCGGCGGCAGCATCGCGGGCCGTTTTCGCGCTGGTCACGGTGGCCTGGGCGGCGGTCAGCTTGTCGTTCAATTCGGCCAGCTTTTTGTCCGCCGCAGCGATGGCGGGCTTCATCTTTTCCGCTTCGGCTCGCAGTGCGGCTTCCGCGGCGGCCAGCTGCTTCACGGCATTCTGTTTACCGACCAGCTCTTCACGTTTGGCGGCAACTTTCTGCAGCGAATCGGCCAAGGCTTTTTCTTGGGCGGCCACCTGGGGTTCAACGGCGGCGTCGGTTTTCAGTTTTTCTAGCGAACCCTGCAGGGCTTGTTGTTTCTGATCGGCGTCGCCGCGCAGTTGATTTCGCTGGTTGGTCAGCGCTGCAACGGCTTGTTCGGCGGCTGTCTTCTCCGCTTTCTTCTGTTCGGCCTGCTGCGTTTTCTGCTGCTGGGCCGCAACGGCGGTGTTTTTCTGATCGGTGGTCGCGGCGATCTGAGCTTGCAGGTCCTTGGCGGCCGTTTCCGCGGCGGTGACCGGCGCTGACAAGGCGGCGACGTCGGCGGTGCTGGCGGCGATGCGTTGTTCCAGCGACTGCGGATTGGCGGGCATCGCCTGGGCAGGAGCTTTGGGATCTTCGGCGTTCCAGCACAGCGTCTGCCCGGTCCAATCGCCGGCGATGATGCGTTTGCTGTCGTGCGAGATGGTGACCTCCAAGACCTGTTCGGGCATGGCCGGGAAGTCGGCCTTTTTATTGCCCGAGGCGTCCCACAGTCGGACACGGTTGTCTTTGCCGCAGGTCACCAATTGGCCTTTGTGGTCGAAAGCCACATCCAGCACGCCGCCACCGTGAGCGTTGATGCTTTTGATGACTTTGCCTTCGTTCATCTCGAACAGTTTGACGGTGCCGTCATCGCTGGCGGTGGCTAGGACGTTGCTGTCGTCACGCCAAGAGAGTGCATTGATGGCGTCTTTGTGATCGGTCAGGTTCAAGTAATTGCGTCCCGTTTCCGCTTCCCATACCAACAGTCCGGCGGCCCGGTCGCAGGAGGCCAAAAGCACGCCATCGGGGCTGTAGGCGACGTCATAGATCCAGTCGGTGTGTTTCTTGATGTCGAACAGCAGTTCGCCGTCGGCCAGGTCGTAGATGCGGAGCATTTTCTGGGGGCCGCCCAGAGCGATTCGCGTCATCCGGTCGTTGACGTCGGCGCCCAAGACCGTGTCCAGTTCGTCGCCCACGACCGACAGTCGGTCACCGGTTTTGACGTCGTAGACCGTAACCATTCCGCGGGAAGCGTCCGCTCCGCCACCGGCGATGAGGAACGCTCCGTTGCGGCTGAAACGCAAGGACTGAATCAGGCCTTCGGGAAACGGGAGGATGCCGACCAATTCGGCGGTATCGGTGTTATACAGCACGATTTGGCGTTGTCCGCCGATGGCCACCAAGGGAGCCCAAGGACTGGCGGCGATCGACGTGGCAGCGCCGGCTCGTTCGCTGATCACCACTGGTTGTTGGATCACTGCTTCGGGCATCGCTCCACCACCTTCGGGCTTGCCGGACGTGGCGCCGGCGAAGGCCAGCGGATTGGCTTTCTTCTTCTTGGCTTTGGAACCAGAGTTCTCCAGCAACCCGCCGTTGATCCAGTCCTTGATAAGGTTGATCTGGGCTTCGGGGATTTTCTCTTGTTCGGGCGGCATCACCGGCGTGTCTTCATGCGCGACCAGCTGCCACAGTCGGCTGCTTTCCGCGTCCCCGTCATAAACGATTTCCCCACTGCCCCCGCCGGTCATGGTGCTGCCGTAGGTATCCAGGGCTAAGCCACCTTTGGCTTCGCCTTGGTTGTGGCAAGTTAAGCATTTTTCACGGAAGATCGGTTTGATGTGATCTTCGTAAGTGATCTTCTTGACTTCGCCCTCTTTGGCGGCCGCGTCATCGGCCGATACCGAGGGAGCGACCAGCGCCGAGTAGACGACAACCGACGAACAAACCAGGACGCCAGCCAACAGACGGGAAAATGGGTATCGCAACATATTGATATCGTTTGTTTGAATTAGTGATTGAAGACAAATTCGCGGCTGTTCATGACCGCCCAGAAAACGTCCTCCAGACCTTGCTGCTCGTTGGCGGCTTCGCCGACCGAGACCAACAAGTTTTTCTTTTCTTCATCCGTGGGATACCGGCTGAGGCAGCGGATGTACAAGCGTTCGATTACCTGTTCGGCGTTCAAACCCTCGTCTTTGATCATCCGCTCCACGACTTTGCCCTGTCCGATTTTGCCGGAGATGGCACTGCCGTTAAGCAGGTGCAGGGCCTGCGATAACGAGGGGTCGGTGGTCGCTTCGCAATCACAAACCGTGTCACGCGGCGAGCGGCCGAAGGTGGTTAAGAAGTAGGTCGAGGTGCGACCGTCGGC from Roseimaritima ulvae includes these protein-coding regions:
- a CDS encoding hydroxypyruvate isomerase family protein, whose product is MNVDAKQGRLQQSVCQWCYGHMPLEELAAEVARRGMVGIDLLEPKQFAAVKQHGLVCTMVTSHPLEDGLCDPQFHDMCHERLTASIEATAAEGWKNVICFTGNARGIDRETGMRNCIAALEKILPLAESKGVTLVMELLNSRVDHPDYMCDRSEWGVELVRRLGSKHFGLLFDIYHMQIMEGDIIRTIQQHHDAFVHYHTAGNPGRHELDDQQELRYPPIARAIADTGFEGFLAHEFVAKSDPLDALSDAVRQCTV
- a CDS encoding c-type cytochrome domain-containing protein, with product MLRYPFSRLLAGVLVCSSVVVYSALVAPSVSADDAAAKEGEVKKITYEDHIKPIFREKCLTCHNQGEAKGGLALDTYGSTMTGGGSGEIVYDGDAESSRLWQLVAHEDTPVMPPEQEKIPEAQINLIKDWINGGLLENSGSKAKKKKANPLAFAGATSGKPEGGGAMPEAVIQQPVVISERAGAATSIAASPWAPLVAIGGQRQIVLYNTDTAELVGILPFPEGLIQSLRFSRNGAFLIAGGGADASRGMVTVYDVKTGDRLSVVGDELDTVLGADVNDRMTRIALGGPQKMLRIYDLADGELLFDIKKHTDWIYDVAYSPDGVLLASCDRAAGLLVWEAETGRNYLNLTDHKDAINALSWRDDSNVLATASDDGTVKLFEMNEGKVIKSINAHGGGVLDVAFDHKGQLVTCGKDNRVRLWDASGNKKADFPAMPEQVLEVTISHDSKRIIAGDWTGQTLCWNAEDPKAPAQAMPANPQSLEQRIAASTADVAALSAPVTAAETAAKDLQAQIAATTDQKNTAVAAQQQKTQQAEQKKAEKTAAEQAVAALTNQRNQLRGDADQKQQALQGSLEKLKTDAAVEPQVAAQEKALADSLQKVAAKREELVGKQNAVKQLAAAEAALRAEAEKMKPAIAAADKKLAELNDKLTAAQATVTSAKTARDAAAAKLQQLQQALTQFQQRGAELAKAAEAAGDDENGQRVKDQAALFSTAYAQ
- a CDS encoding kinetochore Spc7 family protein gives rise to the protein MGIFELPKLQRFLTMALAVGISPLALPLAVQAADPELRRDFRTLAPLMSMDTEIELVDIDAEVIVEKLKTASELATTKFDSDPLLNKVGSEHIHYLIASEARVIPTLRANELEAGQIFAELLSRAFEGQALKAWQRELDKRCRHSYETLLPIVKRLAGPVREAADSEWSCSYGPRSISISSQERYRNCTLAVTFRGISNRHSTAFYFLPNWNRSEKQTLRIPKDFGLTAGDVVAVEVDLFADEATIENLTFELTKNVDRSLAAAIQRLKSTAQRDPAGCIEQLDELRQHPSASKFTTEIQSLRETATKAAKQRLLYLQNQLTRERQALGRMRRPGRITRQQRAYLDKSIKAKQAQIERLNDEIKALRKVR
- a CDS encoding c-type cytochrome yields the protein MKNPLPIIFSLVLLCAVGLSQSASAAGLGATPADAFRLPEGFEVEMLYEVPRDSEGSWVSLTVDPQGRLLTCDQYGGLFRITLATDDQPLKVEPVKADIGMAQGLLFAFDSLYVNVNGSRKPGNSGGVFRLQDKDGDDEYETVEHILPLNNGGEHGPHALILSPDGKQIYLCAGNNTFLPKQIPHSRVPRHWDEDHLLGRMPDARGHNADRMAPGGFVAKMDPDGGNFEVIATGFRNEYDIAFNPAGELFTYDADMEWDVGTPWYRPTRVNHVVSGGEFGWRNGTGKWPEYYVDSVGAAVNIGPGSPTGVCFGTGAKFPAKYQRAMYILDWSYGNIFAVHLNADGSTYSGEYETFATAAPLPVTDIVIHPDDGNMYFTIGGRRTQSALYRVRYVGNESTAAAEPLDTPQAQSLREVRHQLEKLHLNPEASAANVDKAIDHLSHGDRQIRYAARIALEHQPVASWRDRIAQLEDANAKVVGVAALARCGEPSDLDTALQVLQTVHFADAPVALQLDLLRAYSLAFIRLGEPSDAQREAIVAALNDQFPGRDPRLNRELAMVLTYLQAPNIVTRVVDQLLSGPSQEDQIHFAFVLRDVESGWQPEDRERYFGWFRDVASSRGGMSFGGFLENIRQAAIGQLSDEQKESLGKILDKPEPRDPLADLEPRDLVKQWQVSDLAEAITDDAHKADFERGKQMFAVAQCYKCHRIGTQGGILGPDLTGAGGRFSPKDLLTAIIDPNQSVSDQYAATQFLTDAGEVVVGKIVNMNGNNIQVLTNMLDPSQLKSVNRDTVESAQLSRTSMMPTGLLDSLTKEEIQDLMVYLRAGGNAQHELYGKP